In one window of Nerophis ophidion isolate RoL-2023_Sa linkage group LG05, RoL_Noph_v1.0, whole genome shotgun sequence DNA:
- the LOC133552316 gene encoding protocadherin beta-16-like: MESKKLAPLGHSLAFFFFFLHTINGDVSYSIPEEMKRGSVVGNIAKDLGLSLDQFSARKARINPGGNNVQHCGINLNTGDLVVQERIDREGLCGKKASCVLKQELVLENPLELQHINIRVVDINDNSPQFNEESLKIEIQESADKGERFLLREAHDGDIGENSVQSYTLQQNDHFKLNVNTKPGGRKYCELVLDKELDREDEKDIMLSLTAYDGGSPQRSGTVVIHVTVLDANDNVPVFSQTVYKASLPENSPLDTLVITVSASDADEGLNSEITYAFDHVSDENINVFTLHPKTGDVRVAGVVDYEKMSSYEMQISAIDGLGLISYISLIIEVIDKNDNAPVINLNSLSNPVPENVSPGTEVGIINVQDRDSDQNGQVRCSIHQNVPFKLVPSIKNYYSLVTTGQLDRELVSDYNITISATDEGSPPLSSSKSLHLSVADINDNPPVFEEQSYSAYVSENNKAGSTLCSVSAGDPDWRQNGTVIYSLLAAEVNGAPVSSYVSVNGDTGVIHAVRSFDYEHLRSFKVHVMARDNGSPPLSSNVSVSVFISDVNDNSPQILYPSPEGNSFMTELVPKAAHGGSVVSKVIAVDADSGQNAWLSYHIVKSTDPGLFTIGLHSGEIRTQRDISESDSMKQNLIVAVKDNGQPPLSATCSMYLLISDNLAEVPELKDISYEEKNSKLTSYLIIALVSVSTFFLTFIIIVLGVRFCRRRKPRLLFDGAVAIPSAYLPPNYADVDGTGTLRSTYNYDAYLTTGSRTSDFKFVSSYNDNTLPADQTLRKSPSDFDEELRDSFDPLEVGTFINMNQILLIKLKPALLQTNKT, from the coding sequence ATGGAGAGCAAAAAATTAGCGCCATTAGGCCACagcctcgccttttttttctttttcctccacACCATCAATGGAGACGTGAGCTACTCTATCCCAGAGGAGATGAAACGTGGATCTGTCGTTGGAAATATCGCCAAGGACTTGGGACTTAGCTTGGACCAGTTTTCTGCTCGTAAAGCACGCATTAATCCCGGGGGTAACAACGTTCAGCACTGCGGCATCAACCTCAACACTGGTGACTTGGTTGTTCAGGAGAGGATTGACAGAGAAGGGCTTTGTGGCAAAAAGGCTTCATGTGTTCTTAAACAAGAACTTGTGCTGGAAAATCCTTTAGAGCTGCAGCATATTAATATACGTGTTGTGGATATTAATGATAATTCACCACAGTTTAATGAGGAGTCATTGAAAATAGAAATACAGGAGTCTGCAGACAAAGGAGAACGTTTTCTGCTTAGAGAAGCACATGATGGAGATATTGGTGAAAATTCTGTTCAAAGCTACACTTTACAGCAGAATGATCATTTCAAAttaaatgtaaacactaaacccGGTGGACGGAAGTACTGTGAATTGGTCTTAGACAAAGAATTAGATAGAGAAGATGAAAAAGACATCATGCTCTCTCTGACTGCATATGATGGCGGCTCTCCTCAGAGATCAGGTACAGTAGTCATACATGTCACTGTGCTGGATGCTAATGATAATGTACCAGTGTTTAGTCAGACAGTCTATAAAGCCAGTCTGCCTGAAAACTCTCCTCTTGATACATTGGTGATCACAGTGAGTGCAAGTGATGCAGATGAAGGATTAAATAGTGAAATTACATATGCATTTGATCATGTTTCTGATGAAAATATTAATGTATTTACATTACATCCCAAAACTGGAGATGTAAGAGTGGCTGGTGTTGTTGATTATGAGAAAATGTCATCATATGAAATGCAAATAAGCGCAATTGACGGCCTCGGCTTGATTTCATATATTTCTTTGATTATTGAAGTTATTGACAAAAATGACAACGCTCCTGTGATTAATTTAAACTCACTGTCTAATCCAGTACCAGAGAATGTGTCACCCGGTACAGAGGTGGGCATCATTAATGTTCAGGACAGAGACTCTGACCAGAATGGACAAGTCCGCTGCTCCATTCATCAAAATGTCCCCTTTAAGTTAGTTCCTTCTATTAAAAACTATTATTCTCTGGTGACTACTGGACAACTGGACCGTGAACTAGTGTCTGATTACAACATTACAATCAGTGCCACTGACGAGGGCTCTCCTCCTCTGTCCTCCTCTAAAAGTCTTCACTTATCTGTAGCAGACATCAATGACAACCCACCTGTGTTTGAGGAACAGTCTTACAGTGCATATGTGagtgaaaataacaaagctggcTCCACTTTATGTTCCGTTAGTGCTGGAGACCCTGACTGGAGACAGAACGGTACCGTGATTTATTCTCTGTTAGCTGCTGAGGTGAACGGTGCCCCGGTGTCCTCCTATGTGTCTGTTAACGGAGACACAGGTGTGATCCACGCTGTCAGGTCATTTGATTATGAACACTTGAGGAGTTTTAAAGTCCACGTCATGGCCAGAGACAACGGTTCTCCTCCGCTGAGCAGCAACGTGAGCGTCAGTGTGTTCATATCGGATGTGAATGACAACTCTCCTCAGATACTGTACCCCTCCCCAGAGGGTAACTCCTTCATGACAGAGCTGGTCCCCAAAGCTGCACACGGAGGCTCTGTGGTGTCCAAAGTGATAGCGGTGGACGCAGACTCTGGACAGAACGCCTGGCTGTCCTATCATATAGTCAAGTCCACTGATCCGGGACTTTTCACCATCGGTCTCCACAGTGGAGAGATCAGGACCCAGCGGGACATTTCTGAATCTGACAGCATGAAACAGAACCTGATTGTGGCAGTGAAAGATAACGGACAGCCCCCTCTCTCTGCCACCTGCTCCATGTATTTACTTATTTCTGACAACTTGGCTGAGGTGCCAGAACTGAAGGACATTTCTTATGAGGAGAAGAATTCCAAACTGACGTCTTATCTGATCATCGCGCTGGTGTCTGTGTCCACCTTCTTTCTGACCTTCATCATTATCGTCCTGGGTGTGAGGTTTTGTCGCAGGAGAAAGCCCAGACTGTTGTTTGATGGAGCAGTTGCCATCCCCAGCGCGTATCTGCCTCCTAATTACGCAGATGTTGACGGCACAGGAACTTTACGCAGCACCTACAACTATGACGCCTACTTGACAACAGGTTCTAGAACCAGTGACTTTAAGTTTGTGTCTTCTTACAATGACAACACGCTGCCTGCTGACCAGACTCTGAGGAAAAGTCCTTCTGATTTCGATGAAGAGCTTCGTGACTCGTTTGATCCTTTGGAGGTAGGAACGTTTATCAATATGAATCAAATTCTGCTGATTAAGCTAAAACCTGCActtttacaaacaaacaaaacataa
- the LOC133552317 gene encoding protocadherin beta-16-like — protein sequence MEKEISVSCGYCLAFFFLFLHTINGDVSYSIPEEMKRGSVIGNIAKDLGLGLSQLSARKARIDPEDNNVQHCGINLNTGDLIVQERIDREGLCGKKASCVLKQEFVLENPLELHRINIRVVDINDNSPQFNEDSLKLEIHESAVRGASFLLGEAHDGDIGENAVQSYTLQQNDHFKLNVNNKPGGRKYCELVLDKELDREDKKDIMLSLTAYDGGSPQRSGTVVIHVTVLDANDNVPVFSQTVYKASLPENSPLDTLVITVSASDADEGLNSEITYAFDHVSDDNINVFTLHPKTGDVRVAGVVDYEKMSSYEMQISAKDGLGLVSYSTLIIDLTDVNDNSPVINLKSLANPVPENVSPGTEVGIIHVQDRDSEMNGQVRCSIQQNVPFKLVPSIKNYYSLVTTGQLDRELVSDYNITISATDEGSPPLSSSKSLHLSVADINDNPPVFEEQSYSAYVSENNKAGSTLCSVSARDSDWRQNGTVIYSLLAAEVNGAPVSSYVSVNGDTGVIHAVRSFDYEHLRSFKVHIMARDNGSPPLSSNVSVSVFISDVNDNSPQILYPSPEGNSFMTELVPKAAHGGSVVSKVIAVDADSGQNAWLSYHIVKSTDPGLFTIGLHSGEIRTQRDISESDSMKQNLIVAVKDNGQPPLSATCSMYLLISDNLAEVPELKDISYEEKNSKLTSYLIIALVSVSTFFLTFIIIVLGVRFCRRRKPRLLFDGAVAIPSAYLPPNYADVDGTGTLRSTYNYDAYLTTGSRTSDFKFVSSYNDNTLPADQTLRKSPSDFVDELHDSFDPLEVGPFDNLDQIFPVKMLYFTYTNIYLICFGRFIIHSNNLSVQILMFDISRFVFN from the coding sequence ATGGAGAAGGAAATATCTGTGTCCTGTGGCTACtgcctcgccttttttttcctgttcCTCCACACCATCAACGGAGATGTGAGCTACTCTATACCAGAAGAGATGAAACGTGGATCTGTAATTGGAAATATCGCCAAGGATTTGGGACTTGGTTTGAGCCAGTTATCTGCTCGTAAGGCACGGATTGATCCCGAGGACAACAACGTTCAGCACTGCGGCATCAACCTCAACACTGGTGACTTGATTGTTCAGGAGAGGATTGACAGAGAAGGGCTTTGTGGCAAAAAGGCTTCATGTGTTCTTAAACAAGAATTTGTGCTTGAAAATCCATTAGAGCTGCATCGTATTAATATTCGTGTTGTCGATATTAATGATAATTCACCACAGTTTAATGAGGATTCACTAAAATTAGAAATCCATGAATCAGCGGTCAGGGGGGCTAGCTTTCTTCTCGGGGAAGCACATGAtggagacataggagaaaatgCTGTTCAAAGCTACACTTTGCAGCAGAATGATCATTTCAaattaaatgtaaacaataaaccGGGTGGACGGAAGTACTGTGAATTGGTCTTAGACAAAGAATTAGATAGAGAAGATAAAAAAGACATCATGCTCTCTCTGACTGCATATGATGGCGGCTCTCCTCAGAGATCAGGTACAGTAGTCATACATGTCACTGTGCTGGATGCTAATGATAATGTACCAGTGTTTAGTCAGACAGTCTATAAAGCCAGTCTGCCTGAAAACTCTCCTCTTGATACATTGGTGATCACAGTGAGTGCAAGTGATGCAGATGAAGGATTAAATAGTGAAATTACATATGCATTTGATCATGTTTCTGATGACAATATTAATGTATTTACATTGCATCCCAAAACTGGAGATGTAAGAGTGGCTGGTGTTGTTGATTATGAGAAAATGTCATCATATGAAATGCAAATAAGTGCTAAAGATGGTCTTGGATTAGTGTCATATTCAACATTAATTATTGATCTTACTGATGTAAATGACAACTCTCCTGTGATTAACTTAAAGTCACTGGCTAATCCAGTACCAGAGAATGTGTCACCTGGTACAGAGGTGGGCATCATTCATGTTCAGGACAGAGACTCTGAGATGAACGGACAAGTCCGCTGCTCCATTCAACAAAATGTCCCCTTTAAGTTAGTTCCTTCTATTAAAAACTATTATTCTCTGGTGACTACTGGACAACTGGACCGTGAACTAGTGTCTGATTACAACATTACAATCAGTGCCACTGACGAGGGCTCTCCTCCTCTGTCCTCCTCTAAAAGTCTTCACTTATCTGTAGCAGACATCAACGACAACCCACCTGTGTTTGAGGAACAGTCCTACAGTGCATATGTGagtgaaaataacaaagctggatCCACTTTATGTTCCGTTAGTGCTCGAGACTCCGACTGGAGACAGAACGGTACCGTGATTTATTCTCTGTTAGCTGCTGAGGTGAACGGTGCCCCGGTGTCCTCCTATGTGTCTGTTAACGGAGACACAGGTGTGATCCACGCTGTCAGGTCATTTGATTATGAACACTTGAGGAGTTTTAAAGTCCACATCATGGCCAGAGACAACGGTTCTCCTCCGCTGAGCAGCAACGTGAGCGTCAGTGTGTTCATATCGGATGTGAATGACAACTCTCCTCAGATACTGTACCCCTCCCCAGAGGGTAACTCCTTCATGACAGAGCTGGTCCCCAAAGCTGCACACGGAGGCTCTGTGGTGTCCAAAGTGATAGCGGTGGACGCAGACTCTGGACAGAACGCCTGGCTGTCCTATCATATAGTCAAGTCCACTGATCCGGGACTTTTCACCATCGGTCTCCACAGTGGAGAGATCAGGACCCAGCGGGACATTTCTGAATCTGACAGCATGAAACAGAACCTGATTGTGGCAGTGAAAGATAACGGACAGCCCCCTCTCTCTGCCACCTGCTCCATGTATTTACTTATTTCTGACAACTTGGCTGAGGTGCCAGAACTGAAGGACATTTCTTATGAGGAGAAGAATTCCAAACTGACGTCTTATCTGATCATCGCGCTGGTGTCTGTGTCCACCTTCTTTCTGACCTTCATCATCATCGTCCTGGGTGTGAGGTTTTGTCGCAGGAGAAAGCCCAGACTGTTGTTTGATGGAGCAGTTGCCATCCCCAGCGCGTATCTGCCTCCTAATTACGCAGATGTTGACGGCACAGGAACTTTACGCAGCACCTACAACTATGACGCCTACTTGACAACAGGTTCTAGAACCAGTGACTTTAAGTTTGTGTCTTCTTACAATGACAACACGCTGCCTGCTGACCAGACTCTGAGGAAAAGTCCTTCCGACTTTGTTGATGAGCTTCATGATTCTTTCGACCCTTTGGAGGTAGGACCCTTTGACAATTTAGACCAGATTTTTCCagttaaaatgttatattttacatacacaaatatttatCTTATCTGTTTTGGTCGTTTCATCATACACTCAAATAATCTCTCAGTACAAATTTTAATGTTTGACATATCAAGGTTTGTCTtcaattaa